TTATAGCTATTTGTCCGCTATTGCTGGATATCACGTAGGTTCCCGTAAAGTTTTgatgtcataaaacaaaatatctgatgccACAATGAAAaggtgattgttgtatgcgtcaaaagttcaagccgCTGGGTCAGTGGGGATTAGCGGTAACttgcgataaggtgtattagaAAAAGGCCCCcctatattgatatatgtaactTAAACCTGATGTATCAGTAAATTTAAACTAAGTGCCCATTCCCTAGCAATTGAAAGAGGGCCTTGTACAAACATTGAAAGAAGTAAATTTGCTTAGgcagagaaaaaaaacctgaatttCCAGTAACCCGACAAACCCTGGTTTTAGCCctgaccctaatttttttattgaatcttaaaaaaaacctaaaaaatgGCTTCAACCAACCCTGTTTCAGACACAGGCTTCTGCTAATTGACCTAATTATTTATCTACCTTGCTTCTACTGGCACAGAAAgccagtaaaacattttattaatgtcaaaaggtattccaaataggttaaaatccaagaaatttcgtttacaatgtaaaaaaaaaaaagaaattcgaCCTACTGACCctgtttttcaaaatgatgttaCCTGAaacacacattattttttttaggccTTATCCTGTAACAGACAAGAAATTGAGGATTAATACCATTTCTTCTCAATCTGTCCTTAATATACATCTGACATTGAGGAAtacctatatacaaaatattaataaaaatcttaatgtcaattttattaaattgcagtCCTCTATAACACTGAAGCATTTGACTTAAATGGTTATGGCATTCgaaattaagacaataaactgacaatagttaaattgattataattttatcagAGTGACATTGGTATTCacagtgaagaaaaaaaagaggctATAAATATCTACAGTTAACACATTATAATGTTCATTATATGCATTATAACAGGCATTTACCTTAGATCTGGTTGGTTAATATTTCTCTTTGGTATTTTCTCAACAATAGGTCAGTTCTGAGATATGGTAGTAAGTTGAATCTATCATGTGACTTTCATCAACCTGAGACAAAAATGTAGGCATTGTCGCCTCAAACACATGTTGCATAAGATTTATTCTATACAGCACAAAATGTTTTGGGaatttaaatctaatatttttattttaatgtatgccaaatgtttcatgttttaaaactaCAATCGTGATAAATTTGTAGATCTTGAATACCCcaattaatatatgtatacatggtatacaaACGTGTAgcaatattctatttatagtttaaattaaaattaagttgtctatttttagatatgAGTAGAAAACAGACTCCAAGTGAGTTTTTGAAACAAATCATAGGCAGACCTGTTGTAGTAAAGCTGAACTCAGGAGTAGATTACAGAGGTAGGacaatttaaagacaaatagaactttattattttctgctttttattttcatagtttttgaGTCAAGTATCTTAGTCAAAGTAGACAATGTTGATACCAActgaatgttttatttattagtatatgtaaattgatgtttatttttaagaacCTTTTTAAGAACAATATATGAATTAAGGAAATGAGAGTACACTCCAATGAGACAGCTAACTATTGACACAAGAATCTTCTAGAGGAATCCACCAatcttaatttgtaaatattagtAGCTATGAACAGAAATTCTTGTTTCTAGTAACTCtgaatttattgaatatttttatgaacTTTTTATTCTGAATACTATAAGATAATTTTGAAAgctagaaataaataaaagttcacTATTTTTAAAGGTATAATACtgattttttggaaagattagaacttgttctaaatctttactAAGGCACTGGCCTCCCTAACAACATGACAGGTTAGCTACtgttactaaatgtattcacactGAAATATAGTTCCCTGTAGTTCTCATGTATGTGCACATAATACACATATGAACCACATATGCCCCACCTCCTAAAATGTCTatcaaattgaccacattacTTATCAACCTCAGTCTTACATAATTAGAACCTTCTATATACAActtcaatatacaaatatttttttaattactagGTGTCTTAGCTTGCTTAGATGGATACATGAATATTGCTTTGGAACAAACAGAAGAATATGTGAATGGacagttgaaaaataaatatggagATGCCTTCATTAGGGGAAATAATGGTAAGTTTTCATCTGGCCTCAGCTGAGTCTAAAAGCAAGATGtaggtatgctgtttctggTGGTAGGAATGTAAACTATGTGTTAGTTTgagattaggtcagtttatgggaaaccacaaaaaaaaaaacataatttaaaagtttgatctTCAGATCAGTGGTAGTCAGAACATTGTCACACATTAAACTTATATTAATATTGTAGAAAGTCTTATAACAACAACACTTGAGGGACTCCTGCATAAAATTTATTGATCGACATGTTTCGGTGctacatttttgtgttttatcataACGACCCTGCATACCCGAGGTATCCACTTCAGGGACTCTAACTTACTACAGACTTACCAGGCGTTGGTTCACTTTCGtttgtaattatattaaaattaaataactgtCAGTTATAATGGCATTTCATTGTTTCATAGgtcaacaaaatacaaatttgttttattaatttgctGATTACCAGTAAAAAACACTATAGCTTCATAGAAAAGGGTAACACATGTTGTACTTTAATACATAAATGAGATATTAttgcaaatgagaaaactatccacaagagaccaaatgccATAGATATAAGCATCTAAGACCATGTTATTACATGTTATTTATTCAATACTTTCTCTCTTTTTCAGTATTATACATCAGTACACAGAAGAGAAGGATATGACCACCATGTGAATGGTTTTGGTGTAAATGTGGACactatttgtatataataactATGTTATTGTTATGACATAACTAAGTTTGTATGTCAGTAATTTCTGTGGTAtatcatcttttttaaaatcatcGACATTTATGATTCTGTCATTGTGACCTGTATGTACAAGCATATTAATGTCATTCAttcatttaacaaattttattagaaGGATCTGAGCTTCATGCATAAAGTAtgtgtttgtaaaatttgtgaTCCTCttcttataaaaaatgaaaagaatacaataaaatatgtacatGAAGTAGTATTCTTGTTTGTCATGTTAAAAACCTTTCATGGAATTGATGGTATACTGCATTCAGCTTGTCAATCAAAATGTTCAATACATAAACAGCTACTGTATAATGGAAGATCtggcctcacggtcataaaactttcgagcatgatttttgtactcagactcaagaatcaaccaatcaaaaagtTGGATTTCATggttcgagcatgatttttgtgctcggagcactgagcaaagttttatgacttcaaggcCTGGCCttacggtcataaaactttcgagtcagttttttgtactcgtactcgaaaatcaaccaatttaaaaaaatgctggatttcatgtttctaGCACGATTATTGTGCtccaagcactgagcaaagttttatgacttcaacccctgATGTTTAGTCTGAAATTCATTATGAAGAATTGTTATGTTTACATCTCATTTTGGTGTATAGGAAGTTGCCATGGTGTTGTGAGTTTTCCAGATTTGAATGTTTTCTTGGTatcttctatattttgttatGTCCCGTGCAGCCATGGCAGAGatggcattaagttttaccagTGTCATtctgtacatttgtatgttacAAAATTGGTTTCAGTTCTCTAACTTTTGTTTGCCTCTACCAAGTtgtaatgaaacttatacacaatgcttattaccacactCCACAGATCCATTTAGAATTTTGGTTGCATTATTTTATCGatctagagttatgtcccttaaaaaactccctttacaaatggaaaaattgtttaatatttgtttctgttctcttactttagtttgcctttACCAATGGAaagaaacttatacacaatgcttctTACCACAGAAGTTGTTTGAATTTTAGTGGCAtcacttttaccattctagagttatgcccttttacaaatagaaaaatttctgatttttttcgtTTCTGTTCCCTTAACCAAATGTAATTATACTTATAAAACactgcttattaccacaaaactgaGATAATGTACACATTTGGGTAGTGTCACTTTTcctgttcttgagttatgtccctttataacagTTTATGCAAGCAgggacacattctccatttatttttcaatgattttcaaTTATGCCTGTTTGGTTTTCCTGAATTTAGGGAtatggtattattgccaatgaaacaactatccaccagcGTTTTAACGATGGAGATGTAATGAATTACAGGTTACTTTACAGCCTTTACAATGTGAAAAAAACTCATACTGTATACAGGGGTAGTAAGCTATAAATTGCCCCAACATAAAATAGTTTAtactattcaaacgagaaaactaacagacCAAGTTATAGCAATTcattgaagaaaaatataatgGATATTAATCAgctacaaccactgaaatacacaCACTAGATTTAGGACTGGTACATAAAGAAGATAGCATGGTTAAAGATGTTTGTGAGTGCTAGATTTAGGACCGGTACATAAAGAAGGTTGCATGGTTACAGATGTTTGTGAGTGCTAGATCCAGATTAAGGACCGGTACATAAAGAAGGTAGCATGGTTAAAGATGTTTGTGAGTGCTAGATTTAGGACCGGTACATAAAGAAGGTAGCATGGTTAAAGATGTTTGTGAGTGCTAGATTTAGGACCGGTACATAAAGAAGGTTGCATGGTTACAGATGTTTGTGAGTGCTAGATTCAGATTAAGGACCGGTACATAAAGAAGGTAGCATGGTTAAAGATGTTTGTGAGTGCTAGATTTAGGACCCGTAAATAAAGAAGGTAGCATGGTTAAAGATGTTTGTGAGTTCTAGATTTAGGACTGGTACATAAAGAAGGTAGCATGGTTAAAGATGTTTGTGAGTGCTAGATTTAGGACTGGTACATAAAGAAGGTAGCATGGTTAAAGATGTTTGTGAGTGCTAGATCCAGATTTAGGACCGGTACATAAAGAAGGTAGCATGGTTAAAGATGTTTGTGAGTGCTAGATTTAGGACCGGTACATAAAGAAGGTAGCATGGTTAAAGATGTTTGTGAGTTCAAGATTTAGGACTGGTACATAAAGAAGGTAGCATGGTTAAAGATATTTGTGAGTACTTTATTTAGGACCGGTACATAAAGAAGGTAGCATGGTTAAAGATGTTTGTGAGTGCAAGATTTAGGACTGGTACATAAAGAAGGAAGCATGGTTAAAGATGTTTGTGAGTGCTAGATTTAGGACTGGTACATAAAGAAGGTAGCATGGTTGAAGATGTTTGTGAGTGCTAGATTTAGGACTGGTACATAAAGAAGGTAGCATGGTTAAAGATGTTTGTGAGTGCTAGATTTAGGACTGGTACATAAAGAAGGTAGCATGGTTAAAGATGTTTGTGAGTGCTTGATTTAGGACTGTTACATAAAGAAGGTAGCATGGTTAAAGATGTTTGTGAGTGCTAGATTTAGGACTGGTACATAAAGAAGGTAGCATGGTTAAAGATGTTTGTGAGTGCTAGATTTAGGACTGGTACATAAAGAAGGTAGCATGGTTAAAGATGTTTGTGAGTGAAAGATTTAGGACCGGTACATAAAGAAGGTAGCATGGTTAAAGATGTTTGTGAGTTTTAGATTTAGGACCGGTACATAAAGAAGGTAGCATGGTTAAAGATGTTTGTGAGTGCTTGATTTAGGACTGTTACATAAAGAAGGTAGcttggttaaagatatttgtGAGTGCTAGATTTAGGACTGGTACATAAAGAAGGTAGCATGGTTAAAGATGCTTGTGAGTGCTAGATTTAGGACCGGTACATAAAGAAGGTAGCATGGTTAAAGATATTTGTGAGTGCTAGATTAAggacaggtacataaagaaGGTAGCATGGTTAAAGATGTTTGTGAGTGAAAGATTTAGGACCGGTACATAAAGAAGGTAGCATGGTTAAAGATGTTTGTGAGTGCTAGATTTAGGACCGGTACATAAAGAAGGTAGCATGGTTAAAGATGTTTGTGAGTGCTAGATTTAGGACTGGTACATAAAGAAGGTAGCATGGTTAAAGATGCTTGTGAGTGCTAGATTTGGGACTGGTACATAAAGAAGGTAGCATGGTTAAAGATGTTTGTAAGTGCTAGATTTAGGACCCGTACATAAAGAAGGTAGCATGGTTAAAGATGTTTGTGAGTGCTAGATTTAGGACCGGTACATAAAGAAGGTAGCatggataaatatatttgtgagTGCTAGATTTAGGACCGGTACATAAAGAAGGTAGCATGGTTAAAGATGTTTGTGAGTGCTAGATTTAGGACTGGTACATAAAGAAGGTAGCATGGTTAAAGATGTTTGTGAGTGCTAGATTTAGGGCCGGTACATAAAGAAGGTAGCATGGTTAAAGATGTTTGTGAGTGCTAGATTTAGGGCCGGTACATAAAGAAGGTAGCATGGTTAAAGATATTTGTGAGTGCTAGATTCCGGTACATAAAGAAGGTAGCATGGTTAAAGATGTTTGTGAGTGCTAGATTTAGGACTGGTACATAAAGAAGGTAGCATGGTTAAAGATATTTGTGAGTGCTAGATTTAGGACCCGTACATAACGAAGGTAGCATGGTTAAAGATGTTTGTGAGTGAAATATTTAGGACTGGTACATAAAGAATGTAGCATGGTTAAAGATGTTTGTGAGTGCTAGATTTAGGACCGGTACATAAAGAAGGTAGCATGGTTAAAGATATTTGTGAGTGCTAGATTTAGGACTGGTACATAAAGAAGGTAGCATGGTTAAAGATGTTTGTGAGTGCTAGATTTAGGACTGGTACATAAAGAAGGTAGCATGGTTAAAGATGTTTGTGAGTGCAAGATTTAGGACCGGTACATAAAGAAGGTAGCATGGTAAAAGATGTTTGTGAGTGCTAGATTTAGGACTGGTACATAAAGAAGGTAGCATGGTTAAAGATGTTTGTGAGTGCTAGATTTAGGACCGGTACATAAAGAAGGTAGCATGGTTAAAGATGTTTGAGTGCTAGATTTAGGACCGGTACATAAAGAAGGTAGCATGGTTAAAGATGTTTGTGAGTGCTAGATTTAGGGCCGGTACATAAAGAAGGTAGCATGGTTAAAGATGTTTATGAGTGCTAGATTTAGGGCTGGTACATAAAGAAGGTAGCATGGTTAAAGATGTTTGTGAGTGCTAGATCCAGCTTCACTGAGCATGGAATCTTTCTTTACATAATACTACTGTATTTATCTGCTGTACAATAATTTGTTCGAAACTTGATAATGTTGAGCTGTACCATGTAATTACTTCCCAAATAAGGATACTTTGAATCTTCATCATAACTATGATTGGGCAATAGTTTTTTCTCACATATTACTCGGCCTCTGTATTAAGGAATGGTTTGTTATATGCATTTGTGTTACCTGTGACTGAGCAACATAAGGTGTCACTTGTTATTATTAGTAATATggtaactatatttggtatatcaTATGTGAACCTTGCAAGGTCTACATGTTTTTCAGACGGGttaacttgaccttgacctcatttcatgaatCTGATCTGTTTTCATTGTCAAGTACTTATATTAGATACTGTAAGCagtaggtcaactttatttggtgtatgtgaTAATTGTAAGTACCAGTAGTACATGTTTAACTGCCATTTCGTctgaccgtgacctcattttccattttcaatggattttttttggttgGTCCATTTCTCAGTTTCTGTTAGCGATAGGGCCACTATTTTATGTGTATGGATTGATTTGTAAGGTGTACACTGCAGGATCATATTACCTTGACCCAAATAATACCTTGTTGTGCCAAATTTTAagcctggtacttttgattggtaaacaagagtgcacatgctgaaatgtctcgccttctttacttatcattaatattatgttgatagtcctaaatataaagctttattacaactgtcacttaaactcaacattaaccaagaacaTTGAgtttgatcaatgaaccatgaaaacgaggtcaaggtcagatgaaccatgccaggcagacatgaacagctaacaattcttccatacaacaaacatagttgacctattgcttataaattaacaaaaacagaccaaaacacaaatacttAACACTAAtagcaatgaactgtgaaaatgagttcaaggtcaaataaaacttgCGTGTCTGACGTATGGATCATAAAaaatttccatacaccaaatatagttgacctattgcatatggtattagaaaaatagaccaaaactaaaaaacttaacttttaccactgaaccatgaaaatgaggtcaaggtcagatgaaacctgtcagatagacatgtacaccttacaatcataccatacaccaaataaagtagacctattgcatatagtataagaaaaacagaccaaaacgcaaaaaccatgaaaatgatgtacaccttacagtccttccatacaccaaatatactagacctattgcttaccTATCTGAGaaatggacttgaccaccaaaacttaaccttgttcactgatccatgaaatgaggtcgaggtcaagtgaaaactgtctgacaggcatgaggactttgcaaggtacgcacataccaaatatagttattccATTACTTATagtaagagagaatttaacattacaaaaaaatctgaactttgttttcaagtagtcactgaaccatgaaaatgaggtcaaggaaaCTGGACATGACTGACAGAAAGTTCATAACATGAGacttttatatacaaattatgaagcatccaggtcttacacctcctaaaatataaagcttttaagaagttagctaacgctgGTGCCGCCAccgccagatcactatccctatgtcaagctttctggtTTGTAGTAAATGTTTATAAGTGATAAATTGAATGAGGCGCAatagataccaaaggaacattcaaactcaagtctacaataaactgacaacgtcatggctaaaaaagaaaaagaccaacagacaaatgttgcacaaaacacaacatagaaaactaaagactgaacaacatctgggggtgatctcaggtgctccagaagggtaagcagttACTGCTCCACCTGTGGCACCAATTGTGTCGCTCTGGCAAGTAGAAACCTACTGACAAGTCTAGTTCAGTATGTTGCATTCATGGAAAAGGGGGaaggattgtagtaacgacattaggaacatatccaatatcatctttgaaataaatattccaaCTCAAGATGGCGTCTGTAGAATTTACAaagggataatttcaacttcacccCTTCAAACTCTTGGATTTTTATAGCTTCTTTTTGAGCAGCAACTCTCCATCAAGGAAATCATGTTAGGAAATTTTGAATTGTGATAAACAGAAGAccttttataatttcatttctttaatatttcatatcatttatatattatatgcaataattaaattattatgtatataaataatatattatatattacatatcCCTTTACAAAACATTCTTAAGcaataacaaaacaaagaaaaacaacaatggGGTATATTTGTAGAACAATAGCTTTGTTATACAATAGGTATATAAATGTGTATCTTATTAGACATATAAATCCATTGAtgcaatttattcaaattaattattagttcaaataacaaatatataatattctgttatatgttttaaatacttATTCATTACCATAAAAGTCATGTACATtcaaaagaaatcaaaaaaatatttatacaatgtTTATGAATGTCAACAAGTAAAAGGAAAGTCttgaatataaacataaattgagacataaataaaataattgggTGACATTGGAGAAATTAGTCCAAATTGTCTCCCTTGTCTGTGGTTCTCTAAGTAATGTTTCCCCCCATAATAAACAGATTATAGTCTAAGTGCTTAAAATGGTAAATTATTATCATAAATATGTGACATTCCATTTACATTGATGCGATGGCAATATAATCTCCTCAACTTCATTATAGTTCTAGtggatttaaaaataattaaatactttTAACGAAAGACAGTATGAGACTTTGTTTTATATAGGATGTTAATACAGAAAATTAAACTGAGACATACATcacaataaatgaataatatttttatatcgtTAAATTgagacaaataaaaagaaatcacaTGGCCAACTTATTTATTAgacacaacttaaatataagtCCAAAACActtgtgttatatttatattcactAAAACTATGATGGATTTCACagaatttttattcattttttttttatcatcatcTTATTAGAATATACTGAGAATTTgaatattgtcaatatttaaattttcaacagTCGGAATAAATATGAGTTTTCAAAGGCATAGACAGGAGAAGTGCATTTTATATACTGACCATTTTGTGTTAAGCAACAGTCTTATATTTCAAAGCTATCGTGCTTATACTGAACATTTGAGATATAACCAGGCGGAATTTGtctataatgaaatattttaacaattattcTAGAGCTCTTCGAACTGTCAATTTGACCTCTCCATCGTCCAAAAACTTGAGAAAATTCCATGCCTCTGTGtgtttcattgttgacatttctACACCAGCCACCGTTACAAGTTCATCTCCAACTTTCAGAAGACCACACTTGGCAGCAGATCCTCCTTTAAAcattcttttgattttgacgGGAACATCTCCCCTTGGGGATCCTATGCCTCCTTCGATGAGAAATCCAAGTCCAGTAACTCCTTTAACCATGGTCAGTTCTAATAGGCCGTCAGCATTTGGTTCTACTGTATCTGATATAGGTTCTACTGTATCAGGTATaactaaaaatatacaaaatatatattatagcaTAACCACAATTTAAGTCTGTTGTAAATAATCAGACAGGAATGtcttttttcttcaacttttaTCCAAAGATTTCATACCAAATACTAATCTTATTTCAAAGAGATCTTTAGATTACTGGTTCAGTGTAGATTTggacaaatatattttacaatatacaaGCAAAGATAATCCTTTCAATTAAGAAAATATGTAAACTGTGGAGAAAGGTGATAAATCAGtatgaattttaaaagatgataattttttaacaacaatgaactgaaaaggaaaaaatataaagatataaattatGAGATGTGAAATATTCATCATGATTTTCCAGGAAAAGAATTTGAACTACTATTTGAATATCATTACTAAACATTTTGAGATGTGCTGTGGAGTGCAAAAATAATACTAATTACTGAAAAGTTAATTAATTGTAAAAAGTGTTAATATTACATTTGAAGAAGACAATAACATTATGAAAAGTCTTTGAGGATCAAATTACTTGACAAATTCCATGTACCTACTGTGGATTTgatgaaaaatggaaaattagttaataaaaataatatgaagaAAAGATATTTGTTCATGatcatgaaattaaaatgaataactaCCTTACTTCCAAATAACTCTCCAACGGtaattttgttgttaaattagtttttataaatcACA
Above is a window of Mytilus trossulus isolate FHL-02 chromosome 4, PNRI_Mtr1.1.1.hap1, whole genome shotgun sequence DNA encoding:
- the LOC134716328 gene encoding U6 snRNA-associated Sm-like protein LSm6 gives rise to the protein MSRKQTPSEFLKQIIGRPVVVKLNSGVDYRGVLACLDGYMNIALEQTEEYVNGQLKNKYGDAFIRGNNVLYISTQKRRI